One genomic region from Chrysemys picta bellii isolate R12L10 chromosome 16, ASM1138683v2, whole genome shotgun sequence encodes:
- the PER1 gene encoding period circadian protein homolog 1 isoform X1, translating to MSTGCEPGQTPFEGASVGGAGSGAPRRTRAQGRATDDMDANSNGSSGTESRGRDSLRSDRSSSGNGKDSALLETTESSKSTNSQSPSPPSSSIAYSLLSTSSEQDNPSTSGCSSEQSARVKTQKELMKALKEMKIRLPSEKRGKGQSGTLATLQYALSCVKQVQASHDYYQQWTIDENQPCHLDVASYTIAELEGMTSEYTLKNPDTFAVAVSFVTGKILYISDQAAFVLHCKRDVFKGTTFAEFLAPQDVSIFYGSTTPFHLPSWSACTSATAAAVDYTQEKSVFCRISGGHARGRELCYFPFRLTPYLAKVRPADSAEGQPCCLLIAERIHSGYEAPRIPPDKRIFTTRHTPSCLFQDVDERAAPLLGYLPQDLIGTPVLFYLHPEDRPLMLAIHKKILQHGGQPFDHSPLRFCTRNGEYVTIDTSWSSFVNPWSRKVSFVMGRHKVRTGPLNEDVFTAPKALKMRPLEPDIQELSEQIHRLLLQPVHSNGSMGLCSMASNASHEQFLSAASSSDSNGLPAEETRAQRPMTFQQFCKDVHMVKNRGQQVFIESRAKSPAAKPPCAGLETPQDGAGLGREAPCEAQQGPGQVGASEESGQKEPSSYSYQQINCLDGIIRYLESCNIPSRVKRKCGSSSYTGSSNSDDDKQRAGREASDLAKDAAEEMLPSRSRREEEEPAAAVGPPLAPLALPSKAESVVSLTSQCSFSSTIVHVGDKKAPESDTAMLEEGPGPAPPDREQYRRVGLTKEVLSVHTQQEEQAFLTRFQELSRLHVFDVPAGRSRQEGPGAEPGHCGLRRGAGRRGKSKAKRVKQHKASDSTGSPPPPGPWPPSAASLPFPTVLPIFPPRQPCAEPAPHFPAPLVAPMVALMLPNYVLPPPYFPAPFGEPLGPRQPAPPEASRSTTPEQPNSPPFDSRCSSPLQLNLLQMEEAPKVAERQEVPGGQAGLGGGRASRTPGASELGPQKETCLAEGQDSSNNDALSSSSDLLDLLLQEDSRSGTGSATSGSGFMHSGSNGGSTSASGTTSSKSSHTSKYFGSIDSSEPERAGQPLGGAGAGEQFIKYVLQDPLWLLMANTDEKVMMTYQLPDRPVAAVLQADREKLREMQKQQPRFTEEQKKELAEVHPWVKKGLLPKAINVTACVDCGSNPASHLAPLYDTEPHAMELSATLEPMEEGSSAPPCPDMAMEEEEAGQPARPEAGTENAG from the exons ATGAGCACCGGCTGCGAGCCAGGCCAGACGCCCTTCGAGGGGGCAAGTGTGGGCGGGGCCGGCTCCGGAGCCCCCCGGCGGAcccgggcccagggccgggccaCCGACGACATGGACGCCAACAGCAACGGCTCCAGCGGCACCGAGTCGCGCGGGCGGGACTCCCTGCGCAGCGACCGCAGCAGCAGCGGGAACGGCAAGGACTCAGCCCTGCTCGAGACCACAGAGAGCAGCAAGAG CACCAACTCCCAGAGCCCGTCTCCCCCTAGCAGCTCCATCGCCTACAGCCTTCTGAGCACCAGCTCCGAGCAGGACAACCCCTCCACCAGCGGCTGCAG CAGCGAGCAGTCTGCGCGGGTGAAGACCCAGAAGGAGCTGATGAAGGCGCTGAAGGAGATGAAGATCCGGCTGCCCTCGGAGAAACGCGGCAAGGGCCAGTCGGGCACCTTGGCCACCTTGCAGTACGCGCTGTCCTGCGTCAAACAGGTCCAag ccagCCACGACTACTACCAGCAGTGGACCATTGACGAGAACCAGCCCTGCCATCTGGATGTGGCCAGTTACACCATCGCCGAGCTGGAGGGCATGACCTCCGAGTACACCCTCAAGAACCCT GACACGTTCGCCGTGGCCGTCTCCTTTGTCACGGGCAAGATCCTTTACATCTCGGACCAGGCGGCCTTCGTCCTGCACTGCAAGAGGGACGTCTTCAAGGGGACCACCTTTGCCGAGTTCCTGGCCCCCCAGGACGTCAGCATCTTCTACGGCTCCACCACCCCCTTCCACCTGCCCTCCTGGAGCGCCTGCACCTCGGCCA CTGCTGCCGCTGTGGACTACACCCAAGAGAAATCGGTCTTCTGCCGGATCAG TGGAGGCCATGCCCGTGGGCGGGAGCTGTGTTACTTCCCCTTCCGGCTCACGCCTTACCTGGCCAAGGTGCGCCCCGCAGACAGCGCCGAGGGCCAGCCCTGCTGCCTGCTCATCGCCGAGCGCATCCACTCGGGATAcgaag ctccccggaTCCCGCCCGATAAACGGATCTTCACCACCAGACACACCCCCAGCTGCTTGTTCCAGGACGTGGACGAGAG ggctgcCCCCCTGCTGGGTTACCTCCCCCAGGACCTGATTGGCACGCCCGTCCTCTTCTACCTGCACCCGGAGGACAGGCCGCTCATGCTGGCCATCCACAAAAAAA TTCTCCAGCACGGCGGGCAGCCCTTCGACCACTCCCCGCTCCGTTTCTGCACCCGCAATGGCGAGTATGTCACCATCGACACCAGCTGGTCCAGCTTCGTCAACCCCTGGAGTCGCAAGGTCTCCTTCGTCATGGGGCGCCACAAAGTGCGCAC GGGTCCCCTCAACGAAGACGTCTTCACGGCCCCCAAGGCACTGAAGATGCGGCCGCTGGAGCCCGACATCCAGGAGCTCTCGGAGCAGATCCATCGGCTGCTCCTTCAG cctgtGCACAGCAACGGCTCCATGGGGCTCTGCAGCATGGCCAGCAACGCCTCCCACGAGCAGTTCCTGAGCGCGGCCTCCTCCAGCGACAGCAATGGCCTCCCCGCCGAGGAGACAAGGGCCCAGAGGCCG ATGACCTTCCAGCAGTTCTGTAAGGACGTGCACATGGTGAAGAACCGGGGCCAGCAGGTGTTTATCGAGTCCCGCGCCAAGTCGCCAGCTGCCAAGCCCCCCTGCGCAG GCCTGGAGACGCCCCAGGATggcgccgggctgggcagggaggcccCGTGTGAGGCGCAGCAGGGCCCGGGCCAAGTGGGCGCTTCTGAGGAGTCTGGCCAGAAGGAGCCCTCCAGTTACTCCTACCAGCAGATCAACTGCCTGGACGGGATCATCCG GTATCTGGAAAGCTGCAACATCCCCAGCCGGGTGAAGCGGAAATGCGGCTCCTCCTCGTACACCGGCTCCTCCAACTCGGACGACGACAAACAACGGGCAGGCAGGGAGGCGTCCGACTTGGCCAAAG ATGCGGCGGAGGAAATGCTGCCAAGCCGgtccaggagggaggaggaggagcccgcCGCGGCGGTGGGACCCCCGCTGGCCCCGCTGGCGTTGCCCAGCAAAGCCGAAAGCGTGGTGTCCCTCACCAGTCAGTGTAGCTTCAGCAGTACCATCGTCCACGTGGGAGATAAGAAAGCCCCAGAATCGG ACACGGCGATGCTGGAGgagggccccggccccgcgccccccgaCCGGGAGCAGTACCGCCGTGTGGGGCTCACCAAGGAGGTGCTGTCCGTGcacacccagcaggaggagcagGCTTTCCTGACTCGTTTCCAGGAGCTCAGCCGTCTCCACGTCTTCGACGTGCCGGCCGGGCGCAGCCGGCAGGAGGGACCGGGCGCAGAGCCAG GGCACTGTGGCCTGCGGCGGGGCGCCGGCCGGCGCGGCAAATCCAAGGCTAAGCGCGTCAAGCAGCACAAGGCGTCCGACAGCACcggctccccgcctccccccggcCCTTGGCCCCCCTCAGCcgcctccctgcccttccccaccgTGCTGCCCATATTCCCGCCCAGGCAGCCCTGCGCCGAGCCCgccccccacttccctgcccccctggtgGCCCCCATGGTGGCCCTGATGCTCCCCAACTACGTCCTGCCCCCGCCATACTTCCCGGCCCCCTTCGGGGAGCCCTTGGGTCcccgccagcctgccccccccgaggCCTCGCGCTCCACCACGCCCGAGCAGCCCAACTCGCCCCCCTTCGACTCCCGCTgcagctccccgctccagctcaacCTGCTGCAGATGGAGGAGGCCCCCAAGGTGGCCGAGCGGCAGGAGGTGCCTGGCGGCCAGGCCGGGCTGGGAGGTGGCAGGGCCAGCAGGACGCCTGGGGCCAGTGAACTCGGCCCACAGAAAGAAACCTGTCTG GCGGAAGGTCAGGACTCCTCCAACAACGACGCCCTGTCCAGCTCCAGTGACCTGCTGGACCTGTTGCTGCAGGAGGACTCACGCTCCGGGACCGGCTCGGCCACCTCGGGCAGCGGCTTCATGCACAGCGGCTCCAATGGCGGCAGCACCTCAGCCAGCGGCACCA CCAGCAGCAAAAGCAGCCACACCAGCAAGTACTTCGGCAGCATCGACTCGTCGGAGCCAGAGCGGGCGGGGCAGCcgctgggcggggcgggggctggggagcagTTCATCAAATACGTGCTACAGGACCCCCTCTGGCTGCTCATGGCCAACACTGACGAGAAGGTCATGATGACCTACCAACTGCCCGACCG CCCCGTGGCCGCTGTGCTGCAGGCCGACCGGGAGAAGCTGCGGGAGATGCAGAAGCAGCAGCCGCGCTTCACGGAGGAGCAGAAGAAGGAGCTGGCCGAGGTGCACCCTTGGGTGAAGAAGGGGCTGCTGCCCAAGGCCATCAATGTCACG GCCTGCGTGGACTGCGGCAGTAACCCGGCCTCCCACCTGGCGCCCCTCTACGACACGGAGCCGCACGCCATGGAGCTGAGCGCCACGCTGGAGCCCATGGAGGAGGGCAGCAGTGCCCCCCCCTGCCCAGACAtggccatggaggaggaggaggcggggcagccGGCCCGGCCCGAGGCGGGCACCGAGAACGCTGGCTGA
- the PER1 gene encoding period circadian protein homolog 1 isoform X2, translating into MSTGCEPGQTPFEGASVGGAGSGAPRRTRAQGRATDDMDANSNGSSGTESRGRDSLRSDRSSSGNGKDSALLETTESSKSTNSQSPSPPSSSIAYSLLSTSSEQDNPSTSGCSSEQSARVKTQKELMKALKEMKIRLPSEKRGKGQSGTLATLQYALSCVKQVQASHDYYQQWTIDENQPCHLDVASYTIAELEGMTSEYTLKNPDTFAVAVSFVTGKILYISDQAAFVLHCKRDVFKGTTFAEFLAPQDVSIFYGSTTPFHLPSWSACTSATAAAVDYTQEKSVFCRISGGHARGRELCYFPFRLTPYLAKVRPADSAEGQPCCLLIAERIHSGYEAPRIPPDKRIFTTRHTPSCLFQDVDERAAPLLGYLPQDLIGTPVLFYLHPEDRPLMLAIHKKILQHGGQPFDHSPLRFCTRNGEYVTIDTSWSSFVNPWSRKVSFVMGRHKVRTGPLNEDVFTAPKALKMRPLEPDIQELSEQIHRLLLQPVHSNGSMGLCSMASNASHEQFLSAASSSDSNGLPAEETRAQRPMTFQQFCKDVHMVKNRGQQVFIESRAKSPAAKPPCAGLETPQDGAGLGREAPCEAQQGPGQVGASEESGQKEPSSYSYQQINCLDGIIRYLESCNIPSRVKRKCGSSSYTGSSNSDDDKQRAGREASDLAKDTAMLEEGPGPAPPDREQYRRVGLTKEVLSVHTQQEEQAFLTRFQELSRLHVFDVPAGRSRQEGPGAEPGHCGLRRGAGRRGKSKAKRVKQHKASDSTGSPPPPGPWPPSAASLPFPTVLPIFPPRQPCAEPAPHFPAPLVAPMVALMLPNYVLPPPYFPAPFGEPLGPRQPAPPEASRSTTPEQPNSPPFDSRCSSPLQLNLLQMEEAPKVAERQEVPGGQAGLGGGRASRTPGASELGPQKETCLAEGQDSSNNDALSSSSDLLDLLLQEDSRSGTGSATSGSGFMHSGSNGGSTSASGTTSSKSSHTSKYFGSIDSSEPERAGQPLGGAGAGEQFIKYVLQDPLWLLMANTDEKVMMTYQLPDRPVAAVLQADREKLREMQKQQPRFTEEQKKELAEVHPWVKKGLLPKAINVTACVDCGSNPASHLAPLYDTEPHAMELSATLEPMEEGSSAPPCPDMAMEEEEAGQPARPEAGTENAG; encoded by the exons ATGAGCACCGGCTGCGAGCCAGGCCAGACGCCCTTCGAGGGGGCAAGTGTGGGCGGGGCCGGCTCCGGAGCCCCCCGGCGGAcccgggcccagggccgggccaCCGACGACATGGACGCCAACAGCAACGGCTCCAGCGGCACCGAGTCGCGCGGGCGGGACTCCCTGCGCAGCGACCGCAGCAGCAGCGGGAACGGCAAGGACTCAGCCCTGCTCGAGACCACAGAGAGCAGCAAGAG CACCAACTCCCAGAGCCCGTCTCCCCCTAGCAGCTCCATCGCCTACAGCCTTCTGAGCACCAGCTCCGAGCAGGACAACCCCTCCACCAGCGGCTGCAG CAGCGAGCAGTCTGCGCGGGTGAAGACCCAGAAGGAGCTGATGAAGGCGCTGAAGGAGATGAAGATCCGGCTGCCCTCGGAGAAACGCGGCAAGGGCCAGTCGGGCACCTTGGCCACCTTGCAGTACGCGCTGTCCTGCGTCAAACAGGTCCAag ccagCCACGACTACTACCAGCAGTGGACCATTGACGAGAACCAGCCCTGCCATCTGGATGTGGCCAGTTACACCATCGCCGAGCTGGAGGGCATGACCTCCGAGTACACCCTCAAGAACCCT GACACGTTCGCCGTGGCCGTCTCCTTTGTCACGGGCAAGATCCTTTACATCTCGGACCAGGCGGCCTTCGTCCTGCACTGCAAGAGGGACGTCTTCAAGGGGACCACCTTTGCCGAGTTCCTGGCCCCCCAGGACGTCAGCATCTTCTACGGCTCCACCACCCCCTTCCACCTGCCCTCCTGGAGCGCCTGCACCTCGGCCA CTGCTGCCGCTGTGGACTACACCCAAGAGAAATCGGTCTTCTGCCGGATCAG TGGAGGCCATGCCCGTGGGCGGGAGCTGTGTTACTTCCCCTTCCGGCTCACGCCTTACCTGGCCAAGGTGCGCCCCGCAGACAGCGCCGAGGGCCAGCCCTGCTGCCTGCTCATCGCCGAGCGCATCCACTCGGGATAcgaag ctccccggaTCCCGCCCGATAAACGGATCTTCACCACCAGACACACCCCCAGCTGCTTGTTCCAGGACGTGGACGAGAG ggctgcCCCCCTGCTGGGTTACCTCCCCCAGGACCTGATTGGCACGCCCGTCCTCTTCTACCTGCACCCGGAGGACAGGCCGCTCATGCTGGCCATCCACAAAAAAA TTCTCCAGCACGGCGGGCAGCCCTTCGACCACTCCCCGCTCCGTTTCTGCACCCGCAATGGCGAGTATGTCACCATCGACACCAGCTGGTCCAGCTTCGTCAACCCCTGGAGTCGCAAGGTCTCCTTCGTCATGGGGCGCCACAAAGTGCGCAC GGGTCCCCTCAACGAAGACGTCTTCACGGCCCCCAAGGCACTGAAGATGCGGCCGCTGGAGCCCGACATCCAGGAGCTCTCGGAGCAGATCCATCGGCTGCTCCTTCAG cctgtGCACAGCAACGGCTCCATGGGGCTCTGCAGCATGGCCAGCAACGCCTCCCACGAGCAGTTCCTGAGCGCGGCCTCCTCCAGCGACAGCAATGGCCTCCCCGCCGAGGAGACAAGGGCCCAGAGGCCG ATGACCTTCCAGCAGTTCTGTAAGGACGTGCACATGGTGAAGAACCGGGGCCAGCAGGTGTTTATCGAGTCCCGCGCCAAGTCGCCAGCTGCCAAGCCCCCCTGCGCAG GCCTGGAGACGCCCCAGGATggcgccgggctgggcagggaggcccCGTGTGAGGCGCAGCAGGGCCCGGGCCAAGTGGGCGCTTCTGAGGAGTCTGGCCAGAAGGAGCCCTCCAGTTACTCCTACCAGCAGATCAACTGCCTGGACGGGATCATCCG GTATCTGGAAAGCTGCAACATCCCCAGCCGGGTGAAGCGGAAATGCGGCTCCTCCTCGTACACCGGCTCCTCCAACTCGGACGACGACAAACAACGGGCAGGCAGGGAGGCGTCCGACTTGGCCAAAG ACACGGCGATGCTGGAGgagggccccggccccgcgccccccgaCCGGGAGCAGTACCGCCGTGTGGGGCTCACCAAGGAGGTGCTGTCCGTGcacacccagcaggaggagcagGCTTTCCTGACTCGTTTCCAGGAGCTCAGCCGTCTCCACGTCTTCGACGTGCCGGCCGGGCGCAGCCGGCAGGAGGGACCGGGCGCAGAGCCAG GGCACTGTGGCCTGCGGCGGGGCGCCGGCCGGCGCGGCAAATCCAAGGCTAAGCGCGTCAAGCAGCACAAGGCGTCCGACAGCACcggctccccgcctccccccggcCCTTGGCCCCCCTCAGCcgcctccctgcccttccccaccgTGCTGCCCATATTCCCGCCCAGGCAGCCCTGCGCCGAGCCCgccccccacttccctgcccccctggtgGCCCCCATGGTGGCCCTGATGCTCCCCAACTACGTCCTGCCCCCGCCATACTTCCCGGCCCCCTTCGGGGAGCCCTTGGGTCcccgccagcctgccccccccgaggCCTCGCGCTCCACCACGCCCGAGCAGCCCAACTCGCCCCCCTTCGACTCCCGCTgcagctccccgctccagctcaacCTGCTGCAGATGGAGGAGGCCCCCAAGGTGGCCGAGCGGCAGGAGGTGCCTGGCGGCCAGGCCGGGCTGGGAGGTGGCAGGGCCAGCAGGACGCCTGGGGCCAGTGAACTCGGCCCACAGAAAGAAACCTGTCTG GCGGAAGGTCAGGACTCCTCCAACAACGACGCCCTGTCCAGCTCCAGTGACCTGCTGGACCTGTTGCTGCAGGAGGACTCACGCTCCGGGACCGGCTCGGCCACCTCGGGCAGCGGCTTCATGCACAGCGGCTCCAATGGCGGCAGCACCTCAGCCAGCGGCACCA CCAGCAGCAAAAGCAGCCACACCAGCAAGTACTTCGGCAGCATCGACTCGTCGGAGCCAGAGCGGGCGGGGCAGCcgctgggcggggcgggggctggggagcagTTCATCAAATACGTGCTACAGGACCCCCTCTGGCTGCTCATGGCCAACACTGACGAGAAGGTCATGATGACCTACCAACTGCCCGACCG CCCCGTGGCCGCTGTGCTGCAGGCCGACCGGGAGAAGCTGCGGGAGATGCAGAAGCAGCAGCCGCGCTTCACGGAGGAGCAGAAGAAGGAGCTGGCCGAGGTGCACCCTTGGGTGAAGAAGGGGCTGCTGCCCAAGGCCATCAATGTCACG GCCTGCGTGGACTGCGGCAGTAACCCGGCCTCCCACCTGGCGCCCCTCTACGACACGGAGCCGCACGCCATGGAGCTGAGCGCCACGCTGGAGCCCATGGAGGAGGGCAGCAGTGCCCCCCCCTGCCCAGACAtggccatggaggaggaggaggcggggcagccGGCCCGGCCCGAGGCGGGCACCGAGAACGCTGGCTGA